From the Deinococcota bacterium genome, the window TTCTAGTAATAGTAAAGCTGGTCGGAGCGTGCGACGCCTCAGGGAGGAGGCAAAGCTTACCCGCTACGAGCTGGCTCGAGACGCAGCGGTCAGTTTCGGGCAGCTCACTAACATCGAAGCTCTAGGCGCCACTCCTCGACTGGACACGGCAGTGTCGATAGCCAGTGCGCTGGCTCGAGCCCTGGACCGTGAACCGGCGAGTGTGCTCATGGAGATGGCTGGTCTAGATTCGCGCGGCACCCCGAAGGAAGGCCGCAGGTGAGCGCTGCCGACCTCATCGCCGAATCCGAGCTCGAGCGCGCCCGCATCGAGGCGACGGCTCAGGCAGTGGAGGAGCGTCTGGCGGCGAGGCTCGAGCCCAAGGCGCCGGGCGTGGACCCGTACACGAGTTACACACTCGACGAGGCGGCGGCGCGCATGAACATCAGCCGCTACGACCTGGACAGCCTCCGGGCCAAAGGCCTCATCCGCAGCAGGCGTGTAGGTGGAAAGGTCCGCCTCTTGGAGCGCGACATCCGCGACTACTACGAACACCAGGACACGGATGCAGAGCTCT encodes:
- a CDS encoding helix-turn-helix domain-containing protein, coding for MSAADLIAESELERARIEATAQAVEERLAARLEPKAPGVDPYTSYTLDEAAARMNISRYDLDSLRAKGLIRSRRVGGKVRLLERDIRDYYEHQDTDAELYSA